Part of the Bacillus sp. N1-1 genome, GAAAAAGGCGCAGTAGGGTGTATAAACTCTCCTCCTAAAGGCGATGCTTGTAACAGCAAAAAAGGAGGAGTCCAGATGAAAAAAGGAACACTACGGCAGATTCTTTTAATAACAGATGGATGTTCGAATCAGGGGGAAGATCCGGTGGCCATGGCTGCTCTTGCAAGAGAGCACGGGATGACGGTTAACGTAATAGGTGTACTTGATGAAAATGAGCGGACCGATGGATTAAAGGAAATAGAAAACATCGCTTTATCTGGCGGGGGCATCCACCAGCTAGTTTATGCGAAACAGCTATCGCATACGGTGCAAATGGTAACGCGTAAAGCAATGACCCAGACGATACAAGGGTTTATTCATAAGGAATTGCAATCGATCTTGGGTCAGGATAAAGAAATAGAAGACTTACCACCTGACAAACGGGGGCAGGTAGTCGAAGTGGTTGACGAACTGGGGGAAACCATGGATTTGGAAGTGTTAATTATGATTGATACAAGTGCGAGTATGCAGCATAAACTTCCAACGGTAGAAGATGCCCTGCTCGATCTTTCGATTAGTCTTCATTCAAGAATTGGTGAAAATGAGTATGCACTTTATGCATTTCCCGGGAAACGAAAACAGGTAGAGCGGCTGATGGATTGGACACCAATACTGAAGGATATTCATACCATTTTCCCAAAACTAACAACGGGTGGTATTACGCCAACAGGTCCTGCCTTAAAAGAAGCCATTGATGCTTATCAGAAAAAACGTTCAAAGAGAGGGCTGCTAGATGACGGGTACATCGAAGAATCAAGTAGCTGATGTTCCCCGTGGAACAAGAATTAGCGGGAAATGGAACAAGCAAACCTATCAAATTATGAAAAAATTAGGGAGCGGGGCTCTCGGTACTGTCTATTTGGCAGACTCTATAAAAGGGCGAGTAGCTTTAAAAATAGGAATTGACAGTATGTCCATTACGTCAGAAGTAAATGTTCTAAAGCAGCTTTCGATGGTCCAGGGAACAGTTCTTGGGCCGTTTTTCTATGAGATCGATGATTGGGAACGATACGGGAAGTGCTATCCTTTCTACGTCATGGAATACATTGATGGGGAACCACTTTTTGATTTTATCAATCGAAGAGGAAAAGAGTGGATTGGCATTTTAATGCTTCAATTGCTTCGTGATCTTTCAGCGCTTCATAGAGAAGGGTGGGTTTTTGGTGATTTAAAGCCGGACAACCTTTTGGTTGAAGGATCTCCTCCAAAATTGAGGTGGCTCGATGTGGGAGGGACGACGTCGATGGGAAGGTCTGTTAAGGAATTTACGGAGTTTTTCGATCGGGGTTATTGGGGCCTGGGTAATCGAGTAGCCGAGCCTTCCTATGATTTATTTTCAGTAGCAATGGTCGTTCTAAACGCTGGCTATCCAAAACGGTTTGACCGCCCCAAGAAAGGTACAGAAGACTATTTAATGAGTAAGATTGAGAATAATCACCTTCTTAGAGAATATAAACCGATTCTTAGCAAGGCTTTACTCGGAAAGTATCAACACGCTTCAGAAATGAGGCAAGAACTCTTTGTTCTTTTACAAGGAGGAGAGAAAACGAAAGTACGTAAAAATAAAATTAGCTCTGCCAATTCTCGAGTCGCGTCACGTCGTAATCGTCCTCCAGCGAAGAAAAAACGGTCAGGATGGATTGAAACCGTTCTTCTCGTAGCTTTCCTTCTATTCTTCTATACTTTATACTTAGTTGGTCACATTTTTTAAAAAAGATATGTTTGAAAACGTGGTCGTTAGGTTAATAGTACTAAAATGAATAACTGTTTAATTCAAGCAGGAAGTGAGAGGAAGACAGAGGTTGTTGCAAGATGTCGACCATTTTATTCATAAGCATCATCTGATCAATCGTGGAGATACAATTCTCGTTGGGGTTTCTGGAGGACCAGACTCAATTGCGTTGCTTCACTATTTGGGCAATGTCGCATTGTCTTTCCAATTAAAATTGGTTGCTGCACATGTCGATCATGGCCTACGAGGCAAGGAGTCTGCCGAGGATTTATTGTTCGTTAAGCACTACTGCCATCAGGAAGGCATCACCTTTGAAGCTTCTACAGTTGATGTAAACCACTATAAAAAGCAACATCAGGTCTCGACTCAGGTTGCAGCTAGGGAATGTCGCTATCATTTTTTTAAGGAAAAGATGGAAAAACACCAGGCAAATCTCCTTGCACTTGCTCACCATGGAGACGACCAAATCGAAACAATGTTAATGAGACAAGTTCATGGCAGCATCAGTTCAGGACTTGCGGGTATTCCTGCAAGGCGTCCTTTCTCAATAGGGTACCTTATTCGCCCTTTTCTTTGTGTGTCGAAGGAACAGATTTTGAGTTATTGTAGCGATCATATGTTGGACTATAGAAGTGACCCATCTAATAACAAAGATGATTATATGAGGAATCGCTTTCGCCATCATGTCCTTCCTTTTCTTAAAGAAGAGAATCCAAATGTTCACAAACGGTACCAACTATATAGCGAACGAATGCAAGATGATGAACGGCTTTTAGTGGAGTTAGCAAAGCAACATCTAGAAAAAGTGATCATCGATCAAAATGACAAATTTGTGAAGATGGACAACAAGGCGTATCATTGCCTCCCTATTCCTTTACAAAGAAGAGTGATTCATCTAATATTAAACTATCTTTATAGAGGCAATGCTCCTTTTTCTTCTATACATATTGAGGATTTGCGGTTAATGCTCGATTCTGAGCACCCTTCTGCTTCCCTTAATTTACCTCTAAAATTGAGGGCGGTAAAATCTTATACCACCTGTTATTTTTCTTTTGAAACCTTTTTGCAACCAGAACCGTATACGTATCATCTCCCTTTATGGGGTTCTGTGGAAACGCCGACCGGAACGATTACGGCCGTTCCAGTTAAAGACGTACCACAATCACTCTCGGGAAATGATCTTATTGTTGAGGGACACCTGCTTCCTGCAGTTGTGCGCTCGAGACGTCCTGGTGATCGAATTCAGCCAAAAGGCATGATAGGGACGAAAAAGGTAAAAGATATTTTTATCGACCGTAAAATAGACCGTTCAGAACGTGATGTTTGGCCAATCGTTGAGGATGTAACGGGTCAAATTATCTGGGTCGCTGGAGTAACCCGTTCTGAAAAGGCAACACTGTCAGCAAGAAAGAGTCAGCTTGTGCATTTGCACTATGAGAAAAAAACACTTACATAGGTTGGGAGGGCAATACTACTGATGTTAAACGAAATTCAAGAAACATTAATTAGTGAAGAACAGATTCAAGAGAAATGCCGCGAGTTAGGGAAACGGCTTTCGGATGAATATGAGGATCGTTTTCCACTTGTGATTGGCGTCCTTAAAGGTGCAATGCCTTTCATGGGTGATTTAACAAAGCGCATGACTTGTCATCTAGAAATGGACTTTATGGACGTTTCAAGTTATGGGAACTCAACTGTTTCTTCTGGAGAAGTAAAGATCATCAAAGATCTTGATACTTCAGTAGAAGGACGTGACGTTCTTATTCTCGAAGATATTATTGATAGTGGGTTAACGCTAAGTTATCTGATTGATCTTCTAAAGTACCGCAAAGCAAAGTCAATTAAGATTGTAACGCTTCTGGACAAACCAACGGGGAGAAAAGTTGATCTTAAGCCTGATGTAGCAGGATTTATTGTTCCTGATGAGTTTGTTGTTGGGTACGGTCTTGACTTCGCTGAGAGGTATCGTAATCTTCCGTTTATCGGGATTCTTAAACCCGAGATTTATCAAGGTTAATTTGTTGTAGTCAGTTGTGCCAGTATGGTAAGATAATCTATGGTTTCCTGTTCGTGGGAGGAGGTAAGGAATGAATCGTATCTTCCGAAATACAATATTTTATTTGTTAATTTTCCTCGTCGTAGTAGGTGTTGTCAGTTTCTTTAACGGAACAAACAATGAGGCAAATGTCCTCGATTACGGCGAATTTCAGTCCAAATTGAATAATGGTGAAATTCAAGAGTTAACGTTACAACCTGAGCGCGGGGTTTACACGGTTACTGGTCAATTAGCTGGTGGCGGTGAAGATAGCGAAGATGCTAATACATTCGTTACGAATGTACCTGACTCAGAAAGAGCTGTGGAGAATATCTTAACTGCAGCTGATGAAGGAAATGTAGAATTAACGACAGAACCTGCTCCTGAACAAAGCGGTTGGGTTACATTTCTAACAAGTATCATTCCTTTCGTAATTATCTTCATTCTGTTCTTCTTCCTTCTTAACCAGGCTCAAGGCGGCGGTGGCCGTGTTATGAATTTTGGTAAGAGTAAAGCGAAGTTATACAGCGAAGAGAAAAAGAAAGTTACTTTTAAAGACGTAGCTGGTGCTGATGAAGAGAAGCAAGAGCTTGTCGAGGTCGTTGAGTTCTTGAAGGATCCTCGTAAGTTTGCTGCAGTTGGTGCCCGTATTCCAAAGGGTGTTCTACTCGTAGGACCTCCAGGTACAGGTAAAACGTTGCTTGCACGAGCAGTTGCTGGTGAAGCGGGCGTTCCGTTCTTCTCAATTTCTGGTTCTGATTTCGTAGAAATGTTCGTTGGTGTCGGTGCATCTCGTGTACGTGACCTATTCGAAAATGCGAAGAAGAACGCACCTTGTATTATCTTTATTGATGAGATTGATGCAGTTGGTCGTCAACGTGGTGCCGGTCTTGGTGGCGGTCACGATGAGCGTGAACAGACGCTTAACCAACTTCTCGTTGAAATGGATGGCTTTAGTGCAAATGAAGGAATTATCATCGTTGCAGCTACAAACCGTCCTGATATTCTTGATCCGGCACTTCTTCGTCCAGGACGTTTTGACCGTCAAATTCCGGTTAACCGTCCCGATGTAAATGGTCGTGAAGCTGTACTTAAAGTACATGCACGTAACAAACCGTTAAGCGATGAAGTTGATTTAAAAACGATCGCAATGCGTACACCAGGATTCTCTGGTGCAGACCTTGAGAACTTATTGAACGAAGCTGCTCTTGTAGCTGCTCGTCATAACAAGAAAAAGGTTGATATGAACGATATTGATGAAGCGACAGACCGGGTTATTGCTGGTCCTGCTAAGAAAAGCCGTGTGATCTCTGAAAAAGAGAAAAACATTGTTGCTTATCACGAAGCAGGTCACACGATTATTGGTACTCAGCTTGATAATGCCGATATTGTTCATAAGGTTACTATTGTTCCCCGTGGACAGGCTGGTGGTTACGCGGTAACACTTCCTAAGGAAGATCGTTACTTAATGACGAAGCCAGAATTGATTGATAAAATTATTGGTTTACTCGGTGGTCGTGTAGCAGAAGAAATTACCTTCGGTGAAGCAAGTACTGGAGCAAGCAATGACTTCCAACGTGCCACAGCTATTGCCCGTAGCATGGTTACGGAATATGGTATGAGTGAAAAGCTAGGTCCGATGCAGTTTGGATCAGGTTCAGGAGGAAACGTCTTCCTTGGACGCGATATCCAAAATGAACAGAACTATAGTGATTCATTCGCCAATGAAATTGATCTTGAAGTTCAAAGCATTATTAAATCAGCGTACACTCGCTGTCGTGAGATTCTTCTTGAAAATCAGGATAAGTTAAATCTTGTTGCTGAAACGCTAAAAGATATCGAAACACTTGATGCCGAACAGATCCGCTCTCTTGTTGAAGATGGAAAACTTCCTGAAGGTCACCATGCTACTGGTAGCTCTGAAGATGTGAAAGTAAACATCTCTAAGAAGGAAGAAAATCCTGAAACAAATGAAGAGCAAGAATAAGGTTATGTTAAAGCAGGATGTCGACAATGACATCCTGCTTTTTCTATCCCTTTATAAAATCAGTAACCGTTTTCAAAAAAGACCTTCGTTTTTAAATCCAATGTGTGGTATAACTATAGAGAGTGTTACCGAAGTTAAATCTTTAAATAAGGTGATAATATGATACTTGTGCTTGATGTAGGAAATACGAATATTGTTCTCGGTGTGTATGAAGGTGAAGAGTTAACCCACCACTGGCGAATGGGGACAAGCAGAAAGCAGACAGAAGATGAATACGCAATGGTCATCAAAGGCCTTTTTTCTCATGAAGAACTTTCGTTTGATGATGTAGAAGGCATTATCATCTCATCTGTTGTGCCTCCAATCATGTTCGCTCTTGAGCGTATGTGCCAGAAGTATTTTCACCACAAACCCTTAGTCATCGGTCCTGGAATTAAGACGGGACTCAATATAAAGTATGATAACCCAAAAGAAGTAGGAGCCGATCGGATCGTCAATGCTGTAGCAGCCATTCATCTATATGGTGCGCCTCTTATTATTGTTGACTTTGGAACCGCCACAACGTACTGCTATATTGATGAACAAAAACAGTATGTTGGTGGAGCGATTGCGCCAGGCATTAACATTTCAACCGAAGCGCTTTACATGCACGCAGCGAAGCTTCCGCGTATAGAAATCGCGAAGCCAAACCATATTGTTGGGAAAAACACGGTGAGCGCGATGCAGAGTGGGACGCTTTATGGTTATGTTGGTCAAGTAGAAGGAATCGTTTCTCGTATGAAAAAGCATTCTACTAAAGAACCAACTGTTATTGCTACCGGAGGACTCGCTTCTCTAATTGCGGAGGAATGTGACCTTATAGATGTGGTCGATCCATTCTTAACGCTGAAAGGTTTGCATTTTATTTATAATAAGAACAAAGAAGAGTTAAACGCATACCGATAAAAAGGGATGCGTTTTTCATTTGACGTTTTTGGGGAAATTATGAATAATAGGCATTTCAATAAACAGTTGTCTTGATCCCTCACAACTTTCTCGAGAAATGTAGTAGCATCAGAAAGTTTAAAGTGATTAAGGGAAAAGTAATGAATTCTCGACTTTTAATGCAATGATCTTCCTACATTCTAGACTCAGTTGCTCATAATGGAAGTTCTTGAAAAAATAATGTATCGTGTAAGTGGGCATTTGCCCACTAGTGAAAGGAGCTACAAAGTAATGAATGATTATTTAATTAAAGCACTTGCATTCGATGGCAATGTAAGAGCTTATGCGATATCTAGTACAGAAATGGTTGCGGAGGCACAGCGACGTCATACGACTTGGCCAACTGCATCTGCTGCGCTTGGGCGCGCCATGACAGCTTCAACAATGATGGCTACTGGACTAAAAGGGGAAGAAAAAATCACGGTAAAAATTGAAGGTGGCGGCCCGATCGGCGCTATTATTGTGGACGCGAATGCCAAAGGTGAAACACGCGGGTATGTCAGCAACCCACACGTTCACTTTGATTTAAATGATCAAGGTAAGCTTGATGTGGCTCAAGCAGTAGGACGCGAAGGCTTTCTATCAGTGGTGAAAGATATTGGTATGCGCGAGAAATTCACAGGGCAAGTTCCGATTGTATCTGGCGAATTAGGAGAAGATTTTACGTATTATCTTGTTACTTCAGAGCAAGTACCTTCAGCAGTTGGCGTTGGTGTCCTTGTAAATCCGGATAACACGATCCTTGCAGCTGGAGGTTTTATGATTCAATTACTTCCTGGTGCTGGTGAGGAAACCATCCGTTTTATCGAGAAACGAATTGAAGCGATTCCGCCAATTTCAAAATTAATCGAATCTGGAAAAACGCCAGAAGAAATTTTGTACGCTCTTCTTGGAGAAGAAAATATTAAAATCATCGACAACATGCCTGTGCAATTTGAGTG contains:
- a CDS encoding VWA domain-containing protein, which gives rise to MKKGTLRQILLITDGCSNQGEDPVAMAALAREHGMTVNVIGVLDENERTDGLKEIENIALSGGGIHQLVYAKQLSHTVQMVTRKAMTQTIQGFIHKELQSILGQDKEIEDLPPDKRGQVVEVVDELGETMDLEVLIMIDTSASMQHKLPTVEDALLDLSISLHSRIGENEYALYAFPGKRKQVERLMDWTPILKDIHTIFPKLTTGGITPTGPALKEAIDAYQKKRSKRGLLDDGYIEESSS
- a CDS encoding phosphotransferase, which translates into the protein MTGTSKNQVADVPRGTRISGKWNKQTYQIMKKLGSGALGTVYLADSIKGRVALKIGIDSMSITSEVNVLKQLSMVQGTVLGPFFYEIDDWERYGKCYPFYVMEYIDGEPLFDFINRRGKEWIGILMLQLLRDLSALHREGWVFGDLKPDNLLVEGSPPKLRWLDVGGTTSMGRSVKEFTEFFDRGYWGLGNRVAEPSYDLFSVAMVVLNAGYPKRFDRPKKGTEDYLMSKIENNHLLREYKPILSKALLGKYQHASEMRQELFVLLQGGEKTKVRKNKISSANSRVASRRNRPPAKKKRSGWIETVLLVAFLLFFYTLYLVGHIF
- the tilS gene encoding tRNA lysidine(34) synthetase TilS; the encoded protein is MLQDVDHFIHKHHLINRGDTILVGVSGGPDSIALLHYLGNVALSFQLKLVAAHVDHGLRGKESAEDLLFVKHYCHQEGITFEASTVDVNHYKKQHQVSTQVAARECRYHFFKEKMEKHQANLLALAHHGDDQIETMLMRQVHGSISSGLAGIPARRPFSIGYLIRPFLCVSKEQILSYCSDHMLDYRSDPSNNKDDYMRNRFRHHVLPFLKEENPNVHKRYQLYSERMQDDERLLVELAKQHLEKVIIDQNDKFVKMDNKAYHCLPIPLQRRVIHLILNYLYRGNAPFSSIHIEDLRLMLDSEHPSASLNLPLKLRAVKSYTTCYFSFETFLQPEPYTYHLPLWGSVETPTGTITAVPVKDVPQSLSGNDLIVEGHLLPAVVRSRRPGDRIQPKGMIGTKKVKDIFIDRKIDRSERDVWPIVEDVTGQIIWVAGVTRSEKATLSARKSQLVHLHYEKKTLT
- the hpt gene encoding hypoxanthine phosphoribosyltransferase; the protein is MLNEIQETLISEEQIQEKCRELGKRLSDEYEDRFPLVIGVLKGAMPFMGDLTKRMTCHLEMDFMDVSSYGNSTVSSGEVKIIKDLDTSVEGRDVLILEDIIDSGLTLSYLIDLLKYRKAKSIKIVTLLDKPTGRKVDLKPDVAGFIVPDEFVVGYGLDFAERYRNLPFIGILKPEIYQG
- the ftsH gene encoding ATP-dependent zinc metalloprotease FtsH — protein: MNRIFRNTIFYLLIFLVVVGVVSFFNGTNNEANVLDYGEFQSKLNNGEIQELTLQPERGVYTVTGQLAGGGEDSEDANTFVTNVPDSERAVENILTAADEGNVELTTEPAPEQSGWVTFLTSIIPFVIIFILFFFLLNQAQGGGGRVMNFGKSKAKLYSEEKKKVTFKDVAGADEEKQELVEVVEFLKDPRKFAAVGARIPKGVLLVGPPGTGKTLLARAVAGEAGVPFFSISGSDFVEMFVGVGASRVRDLFENAKKNAPCIIFIDEIDAVGRQRGAGLGGGHDEREQTLNQLLVEMDGFSANEGIIIVAATNRPDILDPALLRPGRFDRQIPVNRPDVNGREAVLKVHARNKPLSDEVDLKTIAMRTPGFSGADLENLLNEAALVAARHNKKKVDMNDIDEATDRVIAGPAKKSRVISEKEKNIVAYHEAGHTIIGTQLDNADIVHKVTIVPRGQAGGYAVTLPKEDRYLMTKPELIDKIIGLLGGRVAEEITFGEASTGASNDFQRATAIARSMVTEYGMSEKLGPMQFGSGSGGNVFLGRDIQNEQNYSDSFANEIDLEVQSIIKSAYTRCREILLENQDKLNLVAETLKDIETLDAEQIRSLVEDGKLPEGHHATGSSEDVKVNISKKEENPETNEEQE
- a CDS encoding type III pantothenate kinase; translated protein: MILVLDVGNTNIVLGVYEGEELTHHWRMGTSRKQTEDEYAMVIKGLFSHEELSFDDVEGIIISSVVPPIMFALERMCQKYFHHKPLVIGPGIKTGLNIKYDNPKEVGADRIVNAVAAIHLYGAPLIIVDFGTATTYCYIDEQKQYVGGAIAPGINISTEALYMHAAKLPRIEIAKPNHIVGKNTVSAMQSGTLYGYVGQVEGIVSRMKKHSTKEPTVIATGGLASLIAEECDLIDVVDPFLTLKGLHFIYNKNKEELNAYR
- the hslO gene encoding Hsp33 family molecular chaperone HslO, producing MNDYLIKALAFDGNVRAYAISSTEMVAEAQRRHTTWPTASAALGRAMTASTMMATGLKGEEKITVKIEGGGPIGAIIVDANAKGETRGYVSNPHVHFDLNDQGKLDVAQAVGREGFLSVVKDIGMREKFTGQVPIVSGELGEDFTYYLVTSEQVPSAVGVGVLVNPDNTILAAGGFMIQLLPGAGEETIRFIEKRIEAIPPISKLIESGKTPEEILYALLGEENIKIIDNMPVQFECSCSKERFSNGIMGLGNEEINNMIEEDGEAETACHFCNAHYHFSKEELQELYAESKI